A stretch of the Streptomyces sp. NBC_00654 genome encodes the following:
- the abc-f gene encoding ribosomal protection-like ABC-F family protein, whose amino-acid sequence MHPQRDRAQLTLKDVSKTYGDRSVLDQVTLTVRPGEKAGVIGENGSGKSTLLRLMAGAETPDSGEITARFPGGIGYLAQTLVRAPGDTVQDTVDAALAELRHLERRIRAAEEALSTAPEPTGGELAAYGDLLTAYEERGGYQADARTDAALHGLGLAHLTRDRPVSTLSGGEQSRLALACVLAAAPELLLLDEPTNHLDVRAVHWLEEHLRAHRGTVVAITHDRAFLERVTSVILEVDRDLRGVTRYGDGWDGYRTAKAAARRRWVQEHQDYLTELARIEELVKAAGQRLMATGKDPKEGYGKHRRSHEAKLSGQVRAARTRLEALRRSPVPAPPAPLAFTARPAVATDAGGHGPRPLLTLESVGVGDRLHLPALRVEPGQRLLVTGPNGAGKSTLLRVLAGDLAPDTGTVRRRARVGYLPQELPARPTRRSLLETFAAGRPGFPDEYAPELLGLGLFRPEDLAVPVAALSIGQQRRLALARLVTRPADLLVLDEPTNHIALSLVEELEEALAEYRGAVVVVSHDRGFRARFSGDVLELRAGRPVSGPQEADGARNARRALDTRETADLRETGYPPVESRVSRT is encoded by the coding sequence ATGCACCCCCAGCGCGACCGCGCCCAGCTGACATTGAAGGACGTCTCCAAGACCTACGGTGACCGCTCGGTACTCGACCAGGTGACGCTCACGGTCCGCCCCGGCGAGAAGGCCGGCGTCATCGGCGAGAACGGCTCCGGCAAATCCACACTGCTGCGACTGATGGCGGGGGCGGAGACACCGGACAGCGGCGAGATCACCGCCCGGTTCCCCGGCGGCATCGGATACCTCGCCCAGACACTCGTACGCGCCCCCGGCGACACCGTCCAGGACACCGTCGACGCGGCGCTCGCCGAACTGCGTCACCTGGAACGCCGCATCCGTGCGGCGGAGGAGGCGCTGTCCACCGCACCGGAACCCACGGGCGGGGAACTCGCCGCGTACGGGGACCTCCTGACCGCGTACGAGGAACGCGGCGGCTACCAGGCGGACGCCCGCACCGACGCGGCCCTGCACGGTCTCGGGCTGGCACACCTCACCCGCGACCGCCCGGTCTCCACGCTCTCCGGCGGGGAGCAGTCCCGGCTGGCGCTGGCCTGCGTGCTGGCCGCGGCCCCCGAACTGCTGCTGCTCGACGAGCCGACCAACCATCTGGACGTCCGGGCCGTCCACTGGCTGGAGGAGCACCTGCGCGCCCACCGCGGGACCGTCGTGGCCATCACGCACGACCGGGCCTTCCTGGAGCGCGTCACCTCCGTGATCCTGGAGGTCGACCGCGATCTGCGCGGCGTCACCCGGTACGGGGACGGCTGGGACGGCTATCGCACGGCGAAGGCAGCGGCCCGGCGCCGCTGGGTCCAGGAGCACCAGGACTATCTGACGGAACTGGCCCGCATCGAGGAACTGGTGAAGGCGGCCGGGCAGCGGCTCATGGCCACCGGAAAGGACCCGAAGGAGGGGTACGGCAAACACCGCCGCTCGCACGAGGCCAAACTGTCCGGCCAGGTCAGGGCGGCCCGAACCCGCCTCGAAGCACTGCGCCGCTCACCCGTGCCCGCCCCGCCCGCGCCGCTGGCCTTCACCGCCAGGCCGGCCGTCGCCACCGACGCCGGCGGGCACGGGCCGAGGCCTCTGCTCACCCTGGAGTCCGTCGGTGTCGGCGACCGGCTCCACCTGCCCGCCCTGCGGGTGGAACCCGGGCAACGGCTCCTGGTCACCGGGCCCAACGGCGCGGGGAAGTCCACCCTCCTGCGGGTTCTCGCGGGGGATCTCGCCCCGGACACGGGAACGGTCCGGCGCCGGGCCAGGGTCGGCTACCTCCCGCAGGAACTACCCGCCCGGCCGACCCGGCGTTCGCTGCTGGAGACCTTCGCCGCGGGCCGTCCCGGTTTCCCGGACGAGTACGCGCCGGAACTGCTCGGCCTCGGCCTGTTCCGGCCCGAGGACCTGGCCGTTCCCGTCGCCGCGCTCTCCATCGGCCAGCAGCGCAGGCTGGCGCTGGCCCGGCTGGTCACCCGTCCGGCCGATCTGCTGGTCCTGGACGAGCCGACGAACCACATCGCGCTGAGTCTGGTGGAGGAGTTGGAGGAAGCCCTCGCGGAGTACCGCGGGGCCGTCGTCGTGGTCTCGCACGACCGGGGCTTTCGCGCCCGCTTCAGCGGCGACGTGCTGGAACTGCGGGCCGGCCGCCCGGTCAGCGGCCCGCAGGAGGCCGACGGGGCGCGGAACGCCCGACGGGCCCTGGACACACGCGAGACGGCGGACCTGCGGGAAACCGGCTATCCGCCCGTGGAGTCACGCGTCTCGCGGACATGA
- a CDS encoding DUF6191 domain-containing protein: protein MEFLALMTLPGLVIGLTVLAFVDQVLLRAGRAGVLPWRNSARQGQVSATGFEQLHATFSPGKQSELKERRSALLIRDDEEDGAPPNRTTIDLNGGRAVIRLPKAG from the coding sequence ATGGAGTTCCTCGCACTGATGACCCTTCCCGGGCTGGTGATCGGGCTGACCGTGCTCGCCTTCGTCGACCAGGTGCTCCTGCGCGCCGGGCGGGCCGGGGTGCTGCCCTGGCGCAACAGCGCCCGGCAGGGCCAGGTCTCGGCGACCGGCTTCGAACAGCTGCACGCGACTTTCTCGCCCGGCAAGCAGAGCGAACTCAAGGAGCGCCGGAGCGCGTTGCTGATCAGGGACGACGAGGAGGACGGCGCCCCGCCGAACAGGACCACCATCGACCTGAACGGAGGCCGGGCGGTCATCCGTCTCCCGAAGGCAGGCTGA
- a CDS encoding bifunctional o-acetylhomoserine/o-acetylserine sulfhydrylase → MSQPLDSVTAGHTPEDQERQDAGPAWSFETKQIHSGASPDPATGARAVPIYQTSSFVFRNTQHAADLFSLAEPGNIYTRIHNPTQDVLEQRIAALEGGVAAVALASGQAAETLAILTLAGAGDHVVSSTSLYGGTYNLFRHTLPRFGIEVSFVEDPDDTAQWQAAIRPNTKALFAETLGNPRGDVLDIRAVADVAHASGLPLIVDNTVPTPYLLRPIEHGADIVVHSATKFLGGHGTTLGGVVVDGGTFDFGTHSERFPDFHTPDPSYHGLRYWPDLGPSAFAVKLRVQLLRDLGPALSPHSAFLLIQGVETLSLRLERHTSNALALARWLEQRDEVAAVHYAGLESNRWYGAAQRYLPRGAGAVLSFELRDGAEAGRRFVDAVELFSHLANIGDVRSLIIHPASTTHSQLTEEQLAATGATAGLVRLSVGLENVDDLKADLEAGFRAAKAAS, encoded by the coding sequence ATGAGCCAGCCCCTCGACTCCGTCACCGCAGGGCACACCCCCGAGGACCAGGAGCGGCAGGACGCCGGGCCCGCCTGGTCGTTCGAGACCAAGCAGATCCACTCCGGCGCCTCCCCCGACCCGGCCACGGGTGCCCGTGCGGTGCCGATCTATCAGACGTCGTCGTTCGTCTTCCGCAACACCCAGCACGCGGCCGACCTGTTCTCGCTCGCCGAGCCCGGCAATATCTACACCCGGATCCACAACCCCACCCAGGACGTCCTGGAGCAGCGGATCGCCGCGCTGGAAGGCGGCGTCGCGGCCGTCGCGCTCGCTTCCGGGCAGGCGGCGGAGACCCTGGCGATCCTGACGCTGGCCGGTGCCGGGGATCATGTCGTCTCCTCCACCTCGCTCTACGGCGGCACGTACAACCTGTTCCGGCACACGCTCCCCCGGTTCGGTATCGAGGTGTCGTTCGTGGAGGACCCCGACGACACCGCGCAGTGGCAGGCCGCGATCCGGCCCAACACCAAGGCGCTGTTCGCGGAGACGCTCGGCAACCCGCGCGGTGATGTGCTGGACATCCGCGCCGTCGCGGACGTGGCACACGCCTCCGGGCTGCCGCTGATCGTCGACAACACCGTGCCGACGCCCTATCTGCTGCGGCCGATCGAGCACGGCGCGGACATCGTGGTCCACTCCGCGACCAAGTTCCTCGGCGGGCACGGCACCACCCTCGGCGGGGTGGTCGTGGACGGCGGCACCTTCGACTTCGGTACGCACTCCGAGCGCTTCCCCGACTTCCACACCCCGGACCCGAGCTACCACGGGCTGCGTTACTGGCCGGACCTCGGACCGAGCGCCTTCGCCGTGAAGCTCCGCGTCCAGTTGCTGCGCGACCTGGGGCCCGCGCTCTCGCCGCACTCGGCGTTCCTGCTGATCCAGGGTGTGGAGACGCTCAGCCTCCGGCTGGAGCGGCACACCTCCAACGCGCTGGCGCTCGCCCGGTGGCTGGAACAGCGCGACGAAGTGGCGGCCGTGCACTACGCCGGACTGGAGTCGAACCGCTGGTACGGGGCGGCGCAACGCTATCTGCCGCGCGGTGCCGGAGCGGTGCTGTCGTTCGAACTGCGGGACGGGGCCGAGGCGGGCCGGCGGTTCGTGGACGCGGTCGAACTGTTCAGCCACCTCGCCAACATCGGTGATGTCCGGAGCCTGATCATCCACCCCGCGTCGACCACCCACAGCCAGCTCACCGAGGAGCAGCTCGCGGCCACCGGTGCCACCGCGGGGCTGGTGCGGCTGTCGGTCGGACTGGAGAACGTGGACGACCTCAAGGCCGATCTGGAGGCGGGGTTCCGGGCCGCGAAGGCGGCGTCCTGA
- a CDS encoding SigB/SigF/SigG family RNA polymerase sigma factor, whose protein sequence is MTAHTARRTTGITGTGTTGVTGAAELPDTARRAGATDRLPWIEDAGKIAPMDARKLSKLFFDRLQVLEEGTREHQYARNTLIEMNLSLVRFAAGRFRNRGSGDMEDIVQVGTIGLIKAIDRFDLSREVEFTSFAVPYIVGEIKRFFRDTSWAVHVPRRLQELRVDLAKSKESLAGDLDRDPTVPELAEHLGIEETEVTEGIVASNGYTAGSLDMPTDTSQSGRHNAGGRTFADVLGEPDPALENVENLHTLAPLLGELDDRERRIIDMRFGQELTQAQIGAELGISQMHVSRLISRMLHKLRSGMLTQE, encoded by the coding sequence ATGACGGCGCACACCGCGCGGCGGACCACCGGGATCACCGGTACCGGGACCACCGGGGTCACCGGCGCCGCGGAACTGCCGGACACAGCGCGACGGGCGGGCGCCACGGACCGGCTCCCGTGGATCGAGGACGCCGGGAAGATCGCCCCGATGGACGCGCGCAAGCTGTCGAAGCTCTTCTTCGACCGCCTCCAGGTCCTGGAGGAAGGGACGCGGGAGCACCAGTACGCGCGGAACACGCTCATCGAGATGAATCTGTCCCTGGTCCGGTTCGCCGCAGGACGGTTCCGCAACCGGGGCAGCGGCGACATGGAGGACATCGTCCAGGTCGGCACCATCGGTCTGATCAAGGCGATCGACCGGTTCGACCTGTCCCGCGAAGTCGAGTTCACCTCGTTCGCCGTCCCGTACATCGTCGGGGAGATCAAACGATTCTTCCGGGACACCAGCTGGGCCGTTCATGTGCCCCGGCGCCTTCAGGAGCTGCGGGTCGATCTCGCCAAGTCGAAGGAATCCCTCGCGGGCGATCTCGACCGGGACCCCACCGTGCCCGAACTGGCCGAGCACCTGGGGATCGAGGAGACGGAGGTCACCGAGGGGATCGTCGCCTCCAACGGCTACACCGCGGGTTCGCTGGACATGCCGACCGACACCTCGCAGTCGGGACGCCACAACGCGGGCGGGCGCACCTTCGCCGATGTGCTGGGTGAACCGGACCCCGCCCTGGAGAACGTGGAGAATCTGCACACGCTCGCCCCGCTGCTCGGGGAACTGGACGACCGTGAGCGGCGCATCATCGACATGCGTTTCGGCCAGGAGCTGACGCAGGCGCAGATCGGCGCGGAGCTCGGTATCTCCCAGATGCATGTGTCGCGGCTGATCAGCCGCATGCTGCACAAACTGCGCAGCGGGATGCTCACCCAGGAGTAG
- a CDS encoding NADP-dependent oxidoreductase produces MAKAYIFHRYGGPETEAFVDRPVPVPGPGELLVAVRAAGVNPVDWKRRSGHRRPGSDPVPLPGVFGSEVSGTVEAVGPDVEGFVPGQAVLGSPLTGGYAEYALLAASATAHKPDGLSFTDAAVLPVAAATAYDGLRQLDPAPGSTLLITGAGGGVGVAAVQLARHSGIRVIGTASEAKKALVESLGAVHVTYGPGAADRIRAVAPGGVDAAFDLAGGEALTVAAGLVADRKRLISAGSPEEVAALGGSAVRRSRTAAVLDELARLVVGGALRTQVTGTFPLAEAARALRTVESGHARGKTVIEVAR; encoded by the coding sequence ATGGCCAAGGCGTACATATTCCACCGCTACGGCGGACCCGAGACGGAAGCCTTCGTCGACCGGCCGGTGCCCGTCCCGGGGCCCGGTGAGCTGCTCGTCGCCGTCCGGGCGGCCGGGGTCAACCCCGTCGACTGGAAACGACGGTCCGGCCATCGCAGGCCGGGGAGCGATCCCGTGCCCCTGCCGGGCGTGTTCGGCAGCGAGGTGTCGGGGACGGTCGAGGCGGTCGGACCGGACGTCGAGGGCTTCGTGCCCGGGCAGGCCGTCCTCGGCTCCCCGCTGACCGGCGGCTACGCGGAGTACGCGCTGCTTGCGGCCTCCGCCACCGCCCACAAGCCGGACGGGCTGTCGTTCACGGACGCGGCGGTCCTGCCGGTGGCGGCGGCCACCGCGTACGACGGACTGCGCCAGCTCGACCCGGCTCCCGGCTCCACGCTCCTGATCACCGGGGCGGGCGGCGGCGTCGGCGTGGCGGCGGTGCAGTTGGCCCGGCACTCCGGGATCCGGGTCATCGGTACGGCGAGCGAGGCGAAGAAGGCCCTCGTCGAGTCCCTCGGCGCCGTCCATGTGACGTACGGACCCGGAGCGGCGGACCGGATACGGGCCGTGGCCCCCGGAGGCGTCGACGCGGCCTTCGACCTGGCGGGCGGCGAGGCGCTGACCGTCGCCGCGGGCCTCGTGGCGGACCGGAAGCGGCTGATCAGCGCCGGGTCGCCCGAGGAGGTAGCGGCGCTCGGCGGCTCCGCCGTACGCCGGAGCCGTACCGCGGCCGTGCTCGACGAACTGGCGCGCCTCGTCGTCGGCGGCGCCCTGCGCACGCAGGTGACCGGCACGTTCCCGCTGGCCGAAGCGGCACGGGCGCTGCGTACCGTGGAGAGCGGTCACGCACGCGGAAAGACCGTGATCGAGGTGGCCCGATGA
- a CDS encoding SDR family NAD(P)-dependent oxidoreductase codes for MSTSTPTDAEFAGRTALITGGASGIGLALAGRLAASGAAVVVADYDEEAARKAAAELESTGAKAAAVAMDVTDPASVEAAVRFTVDTFGALHLAVNNAGIGGPSNPTGEYAVEDWNRVVATNLSGVFYSMRYELPAIVAAGGGAVVNMSSILGTNGFAGSPAYVAAKHGVVGLTKTAALEYAARNVRINAVGPGFIDTPLLRNTEGPARDHLISLHPAGRLGTAEEVAELAAFLLSDKASFIHGSYHLVDGGYSAS; via the coding sequence ATGAGCACCAGCACCCCCACCGACGCGGAGTTCGCCGGCCGCACGGCCCTCATCACCGGCGGCGCGTCCGGCATCGGCCTCGCCCTGGCCGGGCGGCTCGCCGCGAGCGGAGCGGCGGTCGTCGTCGCCGACTACGACGAGGAAGCCGCCCGCAAGGCCGCCGCCGAGCTGGAGAGCACCGGGGCGAAGGCCGCCGCCGTCGCGATGGACGTGACCGACCCGGCCTCCGTCGAGGCGGCCGTGCGCTTCACCGTCGACACGTTCGGGGCACTGCACCTCGCCGTCAACAACGCGGGTATCGGCGGCCCCAGCAACCCCACCGGTGAGTACGCCGTCGAGGACTGGAACCGCGTCGTGGCCACCAACCTCAGCGGTGTCTTCTACTCCATGCGTTACGAACTGCCCGCCATCGTCGCCGCGGGCGGCGGCGCCGTGGTCAACATGTCCTCGATCCTCGGCACCAACGGCTTCGCCGGTTCGCCCGCGTACGTCGCGGCCAAGCACGGCGTCGTCGGCCTCACCAAGACCGCCGCCCTCGAATACGCCGCCCGGAACGTCCGGATCAACGCCGTCGGCCCCGGCTTCATCGACACCCCCCTGCTGCGCAACACCGAGGGCCCGGCCCGCGACCACCTGATCTCGCTGCACCCGGCCGGCCGCCTCGGCACGGCGGAGGAAGTGGCCGAACTCGCCGCCTTCCTCCTCTCCGACAAGGCCTCCTTCATCCATGGCAGCTACCACCTGGTGGACGGCGGCTACTCCGCCTCGTAG
- a CDS encoding NAD(P)-dependent alcohol dehydrogenase has product MKAVQYRAVGSAPEVVTVPDPEPGPGQVLLKVTAAGVCHSDIAVMSWPADQLPFPLPLTLGHEGVGTIAALGDGVTGFATGDSVAVYGPWGCGTCVNCAEGKENYCLRAKELGITPPGLGAPGAMAEYMIVDDPRHLVPIGDLDPVKTVPLTDAGLTPYHAIKRSLSKLVPGATAVVIGTGGLGHVAIQLLRAMTAVRVIALDVTEDKLALARTVGAHEAVLSDGNAAAKVLELTGGLGAQVVLDFVGAPPTVKTAGAVARVDGDVTIVGIGGGALPVGFGTLPYGTTVTSPYWGSRKELVEVLDLAHAGAVDVHVETYSIDEAPLAYERLHSGRINGRAVILPNG; this is encoded by the coding sequence ATGAAAGCCGTTCAGTACCGTGCAGTCGGTTCCGCTCCCGAGGTCGTGACCGTCCCGGATCCCGAGCCCGGCCCCGGGCAGGTGCTGCTGAAGGTCACGGCGGCGGGCGTCTGCCACTCCGACATCGCGGTGATGAGCTGGCCCGCCGACCAGCTCCCCTTCCCGCTTCCCCTCACCCTCGGCCACGAGGGCGTCGGCACGATCGCCGCACTCGGTGACGGCGTCACCGGCTTCGCGACCGGCGATTCCGTCGCCGTCTACGGCCCCTGGGGCTGCGGTACATGCGTGAACTGCGCGGAGGGCAAGGAGAACTACTGCCTGCGCGCCAAGGAGCTCGGCATCACGCCGCCCGGACTCGGTGCCCCCGGCGCCATGGCCGAGTACATGATCGTCGACGACCCGCGCCACCTGGTGCCGATCGGCGACCTCGACCCCGTGAAGACGGTGCCGCTCACGGACGCGGGGCTGACCCCGTACCACGCGATCAAGCGCTCCCTGTCCAAGCTGGTGCCCGGTGCCACCGCCGTGGTCATCGGCACCGGCGGCCTCGGCCACGTCGCGATCCAGCTGCTGCGCGCCATGACCGCGGTGCGCGTGATCGCGCTCGACGTCACCGAGGACAAGCTCGCCCTGGCCCGCACGGTCGGCGCCCACGAAGCCGTACTCTCCGACGGGAACGCGGCGGCCAAGGTGCTCGAACTCACCGGCGGCCTCGGTGCTCAGGTCGTCCTCGACTTCGTCGGCGCCCCGCCCACCGTGAAGACGGCCGGAGCGGTCGCGCGCGTCGACGGTGACGTCACGATCGTCGGTATCGGCGGTGGCGCCCTGCCCGTCGGCTTCGGCACGCTGCCCTACGGCACGACGGTGACCTCCCCGTACTGGGGCTCGCGCAAGGAACTCGTCGAGGTGCTCGACCTCGCCCACGCCGGGGCGGTCGACGTCCATGTGGAGACCTACTCCATCGACGAGGCGCCCCTCGCCTACGAGCGTCTGCACTCCGGCAGGATCAACGGCCGGGCCGTCATCCTTCCCAACGGCTGA
- a CDS encoding PP2C family protein-serine/threonine phosphatase: protein MGLQRAETTRTPELPEVDAGEAAAAAPRVGNWPLAAGLALLTLAIVLLHVFSGDDFEVAPLLVVVPALASVFCTVRQTVGVAVWIMIVVVGSRLASDGSFWDLALGIGFTVLACALGVGSCAARIRHTTQIARLRSAAGALQRQILRPLPVLTDQIFAYGLYEPIEEDRFVGGDIYEVVESPYGTRVIIGDVQGKGLPAIGAGFAALGAFREAAIREPTLTGVVAALEDAVVRHNEFSSQTGETERFVTALVLGFDGGDQVQVVNCGHLPPRLLLDGEASMIRLRRTYVPLGMAELSEEERTAEWFGFPPGATLLVVTDGVTEARDASGAFYPLDDRLGPWARRGPREVLDALHADLEKFSGGVRRDDIAALALRRAPSGGGPGLRRSEAVHEDARRATEPLRDR from the coding sequence ATGGGGCTTCAGCGAGCGGAGACGACGCGCACGCCAGAGCTGCCGGAAGTGGACGCCGGCGAGGCGGCGGCTGCCGCGCCCCGTGTCGGGAACTGGCCACTGGCCGCAGGACTGGCGCTGCTGACCCTGGCGATCGTGCTCCTGCACGTCTTCTCGGGCGACGACTTCGAGGTCGCCCCGCTGCTCGTGGTCGTCCCCGCGCTGGCCTCCGTGTTCTGCACGGTCCGGCAGACGGTGGGGGTGGCCGTCTGGATCATGATCGTGGTCGTCGGCTCCCGGCTGGCCTCGGACGGGTCCTTCTGGGACCTGGCGCTCGGCATCGGTTTCACGGTGCTCGCCTGTGCCCTGGGTGTCGGTTCCTGCGCGGCGCGCATCCGGCACACCACCCAGATCGCCCGGCTGCGCTCCGCGGCCGGCGCGCTCCAGCGCCAGATACTGCGCCCGCTGCCCGTGCTGACCGACCAGATCTTCGCGTACGGGCTCTACGAGCCGATCGAGGAGGACCGGTTCGTCGGCGGTGACATCTACGAGGTCGTCGAGTCGCCGTACGGCACCCGGGTGATCATCGGCGATGTCCAGGGCAAGGGGCTCCCCGCCATCGGGGCGGGCTTCGCCGCGCTCGGCGCCTTCCGCGAGGCGGCCATCCGCGAACCCACGCTCACCGGAGTGGTGGCCGCGCTGGAGGACGCGGTCGTGCGGCACAACGAGTTCTCCTCCCAGACCGGTGAGACCGAACGGTTCGTGACCGCGCTGGTGCTCGGCTTCGACGGCGGGGACCAGGTGCAGGTGGTCAACTGCGGCCATCTGCCGCCGCGCCTGCTGCTCGACGGCGAGGCTTCGATGATTCGGCTGCGACGCACGTACGTCCCACTCGGCATGGCCGAACTCAGCGAGGAGGAGCGTACGGCGGAGTGGTTCGGCTTTCCGCCCGGCGCGACCCTGCTCGTCGTGACGGATGGTGTCACCGAGGCACGTGACGCCTCCGGCGCCTTCTACCCGCTGGACGACCGGCTCGGCCCGTGGGCGCGGCGTGGACCGCGCGAGGTCCTGGACGCGCTCCACGCCGACCTGGAGAAGTTCTCCGGCGGTGTCCGGCGCGACGACATCGCCGCGCTCGCCCTGCGCAGGGCCCCGTCCGGCGGCGGGCCCGGCCTGCGCCGCTCCGAGGCGGTCCATGAGGACGCCCGCCGGGCCACCGAGCCCCTGCGCGACCGGTAA
- a CDS encoding NUDIX domain-containing protein produces MSTLKRSAGLLLYRVTDTGDGPEFEVLIGHMGGPFWARREAAAWSVPKGEYGPEEQPAAAARREFEEELGLPVPEGAWVPLGSARQPSGKTVTVWALEAELDPATAVPGTFTMEWPKGSGVQQEFPEMDRFAWCAPEQAAERLVTGQRVFLDRLRGHVRETRDSTGG; encoded by the coding sequence ATGTCGACGCTCAAGCGCAGCGCGGGCCTTCTCCTCTACCGGGTGACGGACACCGGGGACGGGCCGGAGTTCGAGGTGCTGATCGGCCATATGGGCGGCCCGTTCTGGGCGCGCCGTGAGGCGGCCGCCTGGTCGGTCCCCAAGGGCGAGTACGGCCCCGAGGAGCAGCCTGCCGCGGCCGCCCGCCGGGAGTTCGAGGAGGAACTGGGGCTACCGGTCCCGGAGGGCGCGTGGGTACCGCTCGGCTCCGCGCGGCAGCCGAGCGGCAAGACGGTGACCGTATGGGCGCTGGAGGCGGAGCTGGATCCGGCGACGGCCGTACCGGGGACCTTCACCATGGAGTGGCCGAAGGGGTCCGGCGTGCAGCAGGAGTTCCCGGAGATGGACCGGTTCGCCTGGTGCGCGCCGGAGCAGGCCGCCGAGCGGCTGGTCACGGGCCAGCGGGTCTTCCTCGACCGCCTGCGCGGTCATGTCCGCGAGACGCGTGACTCCACGGGCGGATAG
- a CDS encoding GNAT family N-acetyltransferase, producing the protein MSPPAPAAPHAPAATEPETGKALPPVHSPGSHLPHQPHPLHQPHPLDNPARSSLTGPHARFAERRGRILRYPVDVTPWLALPDAPDDQDWADVAALAGPGASVTLTAFREPPPSDWEIVFHAEGVQLVDESVAAAPDAEAVTLGPADVPEMLDLVARTRPGPFLPRTVELGTYLGIRRDGVLVAMAGERLHPPGWTEISGVCTDESVRGQGLAGRLVRAVAHGIRERGETPFLHAAASNTHAIRLYEALGFRLRRRTQFLSALVPPNAPGLRADAGREPVPVPGRP; encoded by the coding sequence ATGAGCCCGCCCGCCCCCGCCGCCCCCCACGCCCCCGCCGCCACTGAACCCGAGACCGGAAAGGCGCTCCCGCCCGTGCATTCCCCCGGCAGCCACCTGCCCCACCAGCCCCATCCGCTCCACCAGCCCCACCCTCTGGACAATCCGGCCCGCTCCTCGCTGACCGGCCCGCACGCCCGCTTCGCCGAGCGCCGCGGCCGCATCCTGCGCTATCCCGTCGACGTCACCCCGTGGCTCGCCCTTCCGGATGCCCCGGACGACCAGGACTGGGCCGATGTCGCGGCACTCGCCGGCCCCGGCGCGTCGGTCACCCTGACCGCGTTCCGTGAGCCGCCCCCCTCGGACTGGGAGATCGTCTTCCACGCCGAGGGAGTCCAGCTCGTCGACGAGTCCGTGGCCGCGGCACCGGACGCGGAGGCCGTCACCCTGGGACCCGCGGACGTCCCCGAGATGCTGGACCTGGTGGCGCGCACCCGGCCCGGTCCCTTTCTGCCGCGCACCGTGGAGCTCGGCACCTACCTGGGCATCCGCCGCGACGGAGTCCTCGTCGCGATGGCCGGGGAGCGGCTGCACCCGCCGGGCTGGACCGAGATCAGCGGAGTCTGCACCGACGAGTCCGTGCGCGGTCAGGGACTGGCGGGCCGGCTCGTCCGGGCCGTCGCCCACGGCATCAGGGAGCGGGGCGAGACCCCGTTCCTGCACGCGGCCGCCTCCAACACCCACGCCATCCGGCTCTACGAGGCACTCGGTTTCCGGCTCCGCCGCCGTACGCAGTTCCTGTCGGCCCTCGTCCCCCCGAACGCGCCCGGCCTCCGCGCGGACGCGGGCCGGGAGCCGGTGCCGGTCCCGGGCCGGCCATAG
- a CDS encoding TetR family transcriptional regulator: protein MNPERKTPERRSRKARRTRDTLAQAAFELVLDRGLRNVTVEEIAEAADVDRRTFSRYFTSKEDAVLDSVRGDGDRINDALRARPAAESPLTAYRRAVLDWLGDPVAEPWHRRSRIFELMVVAEREPTLYAAFHHIRVDAQEDSVTILADRLGVDPRLDIRPAVTVAAGAGALLAAQAAWVRGGRPDALPELVVQAFDALTEDLLTQQRAGAASHSTTEGKAAS from the coding sequence ATGAATCCGGAACGGAAGACCCCGGAGAGGCGCAGCCGCAAGGCCCGCCGGACCCGGGACACGCTGGCGCAGGCCGCCTTCGAGCTCGTGCTCGACCGGGGACTGCGGAACGTGACGGTCGAGGAGATCGCGGAAGCCGCGGACGTCGACCGGCGCACGTTCAGCCGGTACTTCACGAGCAAGGAAGACGCCGTCCTCGACTCCGTACGGGGCGACGGCGACCGGATCAACGACGCCCTGCGGGCCCGCCCCGCCGCCGAGTCACCCCTCACCGCCTACCGGCGCGCCGTGCTCGACTGGCTCGGCGACCCTGTGGCGGAACCCTGGCACCGCCGCTCCCGGATCTTCGAGCTGATGGTCGTCGCCGAGCGGGAACCGACCCTCTACGCGGCCTTCCACCACATCCGGGTGGACGCCCAGGAGGACTCGGTCACCATCCTCGCGGACCGGCTCGGCGTCGATCCCCGGCTGGACATCCGCCCCGCCGTCACGGTCGCCGCGGGGGCGGGCGCGTTGCTCGCGGCCCAGGCGGCCTGGGTACGAGGAGGCCGCCCGGACGCCCTGCCCGAGCTGGTCGTCCAGGCATTCGACGCCCTCACCGAGGACCTGCTCACCCAGCAGCGGGCCGGTGCGGCGTCGCACAGCACCACAGAAGGAAAGGCAGCATCATGA